CGGTTAAAAGATCGTCCAGGCGGTAATTGCCCTTGTGCCTGTCAGCCAGCTCACGCACCTTGGATTTGCTCCAGTTATCGATACGGCTGAAATAGTCGCCGATTCTTGAAATACCGTAAACGTTTCTCGCTCCGCAGTACGCACAGATATCGGTAAGTTTTTGTGTGACTTTCTTACAGTCTTCACAAATAGTAAATTCCGGAGAGATGGTAAGCTGTGCTGCCTGTGTATTTTTAAAAGTTTTTTTGACCAAATTCATGATACTCGATGCAGGTGGTCTCTGTTCGCCCACAAAGGCATGGATAATGGCGCCTGACTCAATCATCGTATGAAAGGTGCTTTGAAGGAAAATGCGGGTAATCATGTCCACCGGAGCATCAGGGCGCAGATGTACGCTGTTTGTATAATACAACTCGTCTTTCTTGGCGTCTCCTTTCACGATATCTGCGGCTTCTGGATAATTTCGGACGTCGACTTTTGCCAGCCTTCTGCTGGCGCTTTCAGCGGGAGACTCTTCCAGAGAAAACTTTAAATTATATTTTTTTCCTGCCTCCTTAACACGTGTATACATATGAGAAACTACCCGCAACCCTTGCTTGATCATATCATTGCCTTCATGCAGTTCCTTCCCCGTCATAAACTGCAGGCACTCATTCAATCCTACAATGCCTACAATGTAGGTCGATGCCTCCAAATCAACATAAGGACGTCCGTCCCTGGCTTTCCTGCCGATCTCCCAGAGGGGCATCCCGGGGCCAGACATCAATTTCGCCGCGAACTTCTTTTTTTGGAGATGCGCCTGAACGGCTATTTCTATTGCCTTGTCAATTTCCTTGTACACTCCGTCCCAGTTGCCTCTGCCCGCTCTATAGGAGGCTTGTGGAAGATTGACGGTAATATTTTGAAATCCACAGAACCGCATGCTTTCCGGATGATCAATCATATAGTTGTCGTCAATCGTGGTGCGCAGGCGACAACAGGCCGAAAGGGTAATCTCGTCTCTGTCAAAAACAAAATAGGGAGTGCCGTTTTCACTGGCAATTTGGCAGGCATACTCCAGGAGTTCGTATTGCTTTGGGTCGCTGAGCGTTTCTTCATTAATATGAAAATCGCATTTGGGAAAGGCGAAGACGTGTCCATGGCAATCTCCTGCGCGCCAGACATCCAGCATGGCAAGGGTGAACAGCCTGGCCGTTTCAGAATAGTCCCCGTAGGGCTTTCCGGTAGGTTTTCCCCCGGGTCCGATAGCAGGAATATTTTTCAAATAGTTAGGAACACCAGTGTGAATATTAAAATCCAGGAATAAGGTTTGTCCTCCGCGAGAAAAAGCGCTTTGCGAACAGCTGAAAATAAGGTGTTGCGCCTCCTGTTTTAGCTCATCTGGGCTCATTCCTTCCAGATACGGGGCATACATGATGTTTATATATCCAATTCCGAGGGCGCCGGCATAATACGCCTGCATGGAAGCAAGAAATGTGTTTAGGTGCCCCGTCAGTGTTCGTGCGTGTTTTGCAGGGGCTGATTGTGTATCCAGATTCTGGAGTGACAGCCCGTATTTTTTCAAGTACTCCAGTGAGTGGGAAGAACAGTAAACTCTCGTTGGATAACCAAGGTCATGGATGTGCACCATGCCATTCAAATGGGCATCAGCCACTTCTTTTGAAAACACTTCCTGGAGGGCAAACTGTTTTAATGTGTGCTCTGCAATGGCAAGGTTGATTGCCTCGGGGTTATTTGTGGAAATATTGCTGTTCTCTTTGTTTTTTGACAGGATCAATTCTTCAAGGTCGTATTTGGGTATGCCGATCATTGCCTGTTTTTCAAGTTTCTTTTCATACCCTCTTTCAAAAAGTTCATTATCCGTCAATTCTCGTATTAATGATGTTGAAATACGATCCAATCCTGAAGAGAAAACCCTTTGTTCTACAGCGCTTGCTATTTCATCCGCCGCCGCACCCGGCAAATCAGCTTCTCTTTCCAGCGCTTCCGCAATCTTACGTTTGTCCCACGGAAATATTTCGTCCTTTGTTTCCGTATTTACCATGAGCGAAACATCCGTTGTATCTGCCCGTTTCATGGATTGCTTTCGTACCTGAAGGGTTTCACGAGCCCTAGTCCTTTTATCGCGGTGGAGTATGTATGCCTTTGCTGTTTTGGCATGGCCTGTTTCTATGAGCACCTTTTCTACAACATCCTGAATGTCTTCTATGCCCGGCATTTGTCCTGCATATTTTTTTTCCAGAAACATGTTTACAACAACTGCCAATTCGTCCGCCAGAGCACGGTCCGCTCCTCCCACAGCCTGCGCCGCTTTGAATATGGCATCAGCAATCTTTTTTTCGTTAAAAGGAACTGTTCTTCCATCGCGTTTTATAACACGCTCAACTGTTGCGTCCATACATCTTTCCCTCCAACCGGTATGTTTACGAGACACGCTATACTAAAATTAGGTTTTTTCGCTTTCCTTTTTCTTCTTTGATCCGCCCTTTTTCGGTTCGCTCATAAATGGCTTTAATTCATCAATAAATTCGGAAACATCTTTAAATTCTCTATATACCGATGCAAATCGCACATATGCGACCATGTCCAGTATCCTTAATTTCTGCATCAACAAGGATCCAATAAAACTCGAATTTACTTCCCGTTCAAACTTGCTGTAAATTTCGCGCTCAATTTCATCCGCAATATTTTCTATAGTATCCGCTGATACAGGTCTTTTTTCACACGCCTTCAGCAGTCCGGAAAATATCTTTTTGCGGTTGTACATTTCTCTGTGCCCGTCTTTCTTGATTACCCGCAAAGGACTTTCTTCCACTCTCTCGTATGTCGTGTATCGACGGCCGCAATTTAAACATTCTCTCCTGCGTTTGATGCCCAAGCCGTCCATCGTCGTGCGAGAGTTAACGACCTTGTCATTATCCGCTTTGCAAAATAAACACTGCATAAGTATCTTCAAAAAATTGAATCGGAGCCAGCATGATACAGAGTCTTTGATATACCGAAACACGTGAGATTGCCATATATATGATATGAGGAATATATATCATACAAGATATAGGATGTCAAGTATGATTTACAGAAAAAACTCTGTCTAACAATAGTACGTAATACGTGACGCGTAAAGGTGTCTTGCTTTTTACGAGAGCATATCGATTCTTAACCTTCTGTATTTCTTCTTAAAATACATGCAATGCCAACAACGGTATCATTTCCGCCAGGCAGTTTTGCTACGCGCACGTTTACCGTATTATTCTGCTGGTTGTTTGGGGGGTGGATAAGAAAATCCAAGGTTTTTTCCTGGGTATTCTTAATCGTATCTATTGAAGTGGACGGGTTCATTGCTGAAAGATGCGTCAGAAGGTCCCCTGCTTTTTCCCCAGTTTCTTGAATGCCCAGAATTTCCCGGGCGGTTTGATTCATATGGGTAATTTCCCAATTTCTGTCTGTGACAACTACACCTTCTGTTACAAGAGATAAAATGGCATTCAATATCAAGGCATCATTGTTTTCAGCGATGGTCCTTTTTTGACGGAGTAGCGACTTCACCCTTGCAAGGAGTTCCATTTTATTGAATGGTTTACTGATAAAATCATCGGCGCCGGCGTCAATTCCTTTAATCCGGTCATCCATCTCGTGCAATGCGGTAATCATTACAATCGGCAGGTTGCTTGTCTTTTCCTCTGCGCGCAACTTCTTGCATACTTCATATCCTGTAATCTTTGGCATCATAACGTCCAACAGGATTAAATCAGGGTTTTCTGTTTTTGCTTTTTCTAACGCTTCTTCTCCGTCATAGGCTTCAACTACTTCGTACTCAGATGCGGACAGGATTACCCGTAGTAATTTTGCGTTTTGTTTGACATCGTCTGCGACTAAAATTTTTGCCTTTCCCATAGCGTGTGCCGTTCCTTATATACAATAATAATTTTTGTAAAAACCAAAAGGTTTTTTTCAAAATTTTCAAGGTTCTCTCTGTGTTTATTTGCAGAAAGTATCAGTTTTTTCTTATATGCTGTTCCACGATATCAGGTAATTCGCGGGTATTAATAGGCTTGCTGATATAGCCATTGCATCCGCAATCCAAAAACTTCTGTTCATCTCCCTTCATGGCATGAGCCGTTACCGCAAGAATAGGAATATCCTTTGTATTTTTGTCCTCCTTTATCTGCTTAGCAAGCGTCATGCCGTCTATGCCTGGCAACTGGATATCCATGAGAATGATATCGGGTTTTTGTTTCTGCAGCGTACTTATGGCTTCTTCGCCGGTAGCCGCCTCGATCACATTGTAACCTTTTGCCTTAAGGATCACACGCATTAATTTTCTGTTCTTTTCGTTATCTTCAACAACCATTACATTTTTATCAGACATATCTTTTCCTTTGCCGAGTAGTAAGATCAAGTATCATTTTTTGCATGTAATTGTTCAATATTTTGTATTTCTCTGAGAAGGTCTTCTTTGGTATGTTTTCCTTTTTGCACAATTGCCATAATGTTGCCATTTAATTCTTTTTTGTCCTCAGGGGTAATATCCTTGGCAGAACAGATGGCAATAGGAATATCCTTTGTTCCCGGGTGTTTCTTGAGATTTTCAACTACTTCAAAACCGCTGACATCCGGCATCATCAGGTCAAGAATAATAAGGTCGGGGTTATTGTTGATTGCAGCCTCTATCCCCTCCCTGCCTCCATATGCCTTCAGCACGTTAAAATCTGCGCCTTCAAGAATGGAGCTGATGCATTTAACGGCCTTTTTATCATCATCCACAACTAATACGGTCCTCGGTTTGTCATTACGGTTTACAGTAGCCAGCACAGAATTTACGGTGCTGATGAGTTTTTCCCTCTCAACGGGCTTCATGAGATACTCGGTTACTCCCAGACTGTATCCGAGTTCTTTATTGTCTACGATCGAAACAATAATTACTGGAATGTTTTCCGTGCCCCGATAATGTTTTAATTCTGAAAGCACTTCCCATCCATCTTTTTTCGGCAGCATAATGTCGAGGGTAATGAGAAATGGCTTCAATTCCTTTGCCTTTTTAATGGCTTCCAAACCATCTGCGGCAACAATTACATTATATCCCGCATTGGTTAAATATACGGTAAGGAGATCCGCTGCCATACGGTTATCTTCCACTACCAGTATGGTTTTCCCGTCCTTTTTGGCCTTCTGCGCCGGTTGATATCGCCGGGTTTCTTCCTCTTCAGGCATGGATATAGTAAGCGCAGCCTTTAAAGGCAGTGTAAAATAAAATGTACTGCCTTTTCCATATTCACTTTCAAAGGAGATGTCTCCGCCGTGCATTTCCACAATTCTTTTGGTCAACGCGAGTCCCAGTCCGGTTCCCTGGTATTGACGGGAAAAGGAGCCGTCCGCCTGCCAGAATGCCTTAAATACCTTTTCCTGTTCTTCCGGTTTCATCCCTATGCCTGTGTCCGACACGGACACCTGCAAACTGTCGTTTATGACACATGCCTTTGTGATAATGGAGCCTTTCTCCGGTGTGAATTTGATAGAGTTTGAGAGCAGATTATACAAGACCTGCTTAAATTTCACGCGATCTGCTTCAATGTTTATCATCTCAGGTTCTATCTCGGCCCTTAATTGCAAATGTTTTTTTGCGGCAAGTCCCTGTAATATATGGTATACTTCCTCCACCGCATCAGGTATGGGGAATACTTCATATTGAAGCGTCATTTTCCCTGCCTCGATTTTGGATAAATCCAGAATATCATTAATCATTTGCAAAAGGTGTTGCCCGCTGCTGTGGATGTCTTTTACAAAGTCTGTTTGTTCTTCATTCAGATCTCCGCAAATCTTATCTTTCAGCACTTCCGCGAAGCCGATTATCGCATTAAGTGGCGTGCGCAATTCATGAGACATATTTGCCAGAAATTCAGATTTTAACGTATTGGCCCGTTCCAGGGCTAAATTTGCATTTTGTAAATGGGCGGTTTTCTCGGCAATTCTTTGTTCCAGCAATGCATAAGAAGCTTGCAGTTTACTGGACATGTCGTTAAAGGCCCTGCCAAGTTTTCCGACCTCGTCATTGGTCGAGATATCCACCTTGGTCCTGAGATTTCCTGTTTTTGTAACGGTTGTGGCCGCTGTTGTCAGCTTTTCAATCGGCCGTATAAGTTTCATGGTTGTGAAAAAAATAATTACAACAACCAACAAAATGCTGGCAGAACCGATGATAATAAAAAAAACAAGATGTGATGCGAACCTCTGTTCAGCTATTTCTTTTGGAATAACAACACTGAGCGCCCCCCTGATCTCTCCCACTTTATAATCATATCCCGCGCTGTAATCCCTCTGTATTACCTTCGGGGCATTTTCTTTAGGGCCATGGCAGGGAAGACATGATTTATCTACATAGAGAGCATACATATACCGTTCGACTCTTTTTCCCTCTATGATGTCATCTGCCCAATACTCCAGAAGACCTGAGTTGGTTTCCATTTTCTGAAGTATACTTTCTTCAAAGGCGTCGGGTTTGTTTTCTTCATTTCGATATCGTAAGCTGGTGGGTT
The Candidatus Brocadiaceae bacterium DNA segment above includes these coding regions:
- the nrdD gene encoding anaerobic ribonucleoside-triphosphate reductase is translated as MDATVERVIKRDGRTVPFNEKKIADAIFKAAQAVGGADRALADELAVVVNMFLEKKYAGQMPGIEDIQDVVEKVLIETGHAKTAKAYILHRDKRTRARETLQVRKQSMKRADTTDVSLMVNTETKDEIFPWDKRKIAEALEREADLPGAAADEIASAVEQRVFSSGLDRISTSLIRELTDNELFERGYEKKLEKQAMIGIPKYDLEELILSKNKENSNISTNNPEAINLAIAEHTLKQFALQEVFSKEVADAHLNGMVHIHDLGYPTRVYCSSHSLEYLKKYGLSLQNLDTQSAPAKHARTLTGHLNTFLASMQAYYAGALGIGYINIMYAPYLEGMSPDELKQEAQHLIFSCSQSAFSRGGQTLFLDFNIHTGVPNYLKNIPAIGPGGKPTGKPYGDYSETARLFTLAMLDVWRAGDCHGHVFAFPKCDFHINEETLSDPKQYELLEYACQIASENGTPYFVFDRDEITLSACCRLRTTIDDNYMIDHPESMRFCGFQNITVNLPQASYRAGRGNWDGVYKEIDKAIEIAVQAHLQKKKFAAKLMSGPGMPLWEIGRKARDGRPYVDLEASTYIVGIVGLNECLQFMTGKELHEGNDMIKQGLRVVSHMYTRVKEAGKKYNLKFSLEESPAESASRRLAKVDVRNYPEAADIVKGDAKKDELYYTNSVHLRPDAPVDMITRIFLQSTFHTMIESGAIIHAFVGEQRPPASSIMNLVKKTFKNTQAAQLTISPEFTICEDCKKVTQKLTDICAYCGARNVYGISRIGDYFSRIDNWSKSKVRELADRHKGNYRLDDLLTEENNTCVKKY
- the nrdR gene encoding transcriptional regulator NrdR; the encoded protein is MQCLFCKADNDKVVNSRTTMDGLGIKRRRECLNCGRRYTTYERVEESPLRVIKKDGHREMYNRKKIFSGLLKACEKRPVSADTIENIADEIEREIYSKFEREVNSSFIGSLLMQKLRILDMVAYVRFASVYREFKDVSEFIDELKPFMSEPKKGGSKKKKESEKT
- a CDS encoding response regulator, translated to MGKAKILVADDVKQNAKLLRVILSASEYEVVEAYDGEEALEKAKTENPDLILLDVMMPKITGYEVCKKLRAEEKTSNLPIVMITALHEMDDRIKGIDAGADDFISKPFNKMELLARVKSLLRQKRTIAENNDALILNAILSLVTEGVVVTDRNWEITHMNQTAREILGIQETGEKAGDLLTHLSAMNPSTSIDTIKNTQEKTLDFLIHPPNNQQNNTVNVRVAKLPGGNDTVVGIACILRRNTEG
- a CDS encoding response regulator translates to MSDKNVMVVEDNEKNRKLMRVILKAKGYNVIEAATGEEAISTLQKQKPDIILMDIQLPGIDGMTLAKQIKEDKNTKDIPILAVTAHAMKGDEQKFLDCGCNGYISKPINTRELPDIVEQHIRKN
- a CDS encoding response regulator, giving the protein MKIRHKLVIILAALLVTLNSIVAFLVYKRTRQEFVREIREKAKMMVMELETTRNYLASVFFEQNIEVNDKTKYFIPAIATNAISKKFAERTGYIIKPTSLRYRNEENKPDAFEESILQKMETNSGLLEYWADDIIEGKRVERYMYALYVDKSCLPCHGPKENAPKVIQRDYSAGYDYKVGEIRGALSVVIPKEIAEQRFASHLVFFIIIGSASILLVVVIIFFTTMKLIRPIEKLTTAATTVTKTGNLRTKVDISTNDEVGKLGRAFNDMSSKLQASYALLEQRIAEKTAHLQNANLALERANTLKSEFLANMSHELRTPLNAIIGFAEVLKDKICGDLNEEQTDFVKDIHSSGQHLLQMINDILDLSKIEAGKMTLQYEVFPIPDAVEEVYHILQGLAAKKHLQLRAEIEPEMINIEADRVKFKQVLYNLLSNSIKFTPEKGSIITKACVINDSLQVSVSDTGIGMKPEEQEKVFKAFWQADGSFSRQYQGTGLGLALTKRIVEMHGGDISFESEYGKGSTFYFTLPLKAALTISMPEEEETRRYQPAQKAKKDGKTILVVEDNRMAADLLTVYLTNAGYNVIVAADGLEAIKKAKELKPFLITLDIMLPKKDGWEVLSELKHYRGTENIPVIIVSIVDNKELGYSLGVTEYLMKPVEREKLISTVNSVLATVNRNDKPRTVLVVDDDKKAVKCISSILEGADFNVLKAYGGREGIEAAINNNPDLIILDLMMPDVSGFEVVENLKKHPGTKDIPIAICSAKDITPEDKKELNGNIMAIVQKGKHTKEDLLREIQNIEQLHAKNDT